Below is a window of Bacteroidales bacterium DNA.
AATTTTATGAGGACGAAAGAGGTTATTTTTGCGAAATATACAAAAAGGATATTTTTGAACAATCAGGATTGAAATCTGATTTTATTCAGGATAATCAATCCAAATCCTTATATGGTGTTATCAGAGGATTACATTACCAGTTAGCTCCATTTTCCCAAACAAAATTAATTCGTGTATTATATGGTGAAATATTTGATGTGGTTGTTGATATACGAAAAAATTCACCGACTTTTTCAAAATGGTACGGGATAAAATTAAGTTCCGAAAATAAAAAACAGTTATATATACCT
It encodes the following:
- the rfbC gene encoding dTDP-4-dehydrorhamnose 3,5-epimerase, whose translation is MIITKTDIPGLFIIEPKFYEDERGYFCEIYKKDIFEQSGLKSDFIQDNQSKSLYGVIRGLHYQLAPFSQTKLIRVLYGEIFDVVVDIRKNSPTFSKWYGIKLSSENKKQLYIPKGFAHGFSVLSDYAEIMYKCDSLYNPESEAGINYNDKKLNINWQIHSEKAIVSTKDKVLPDIDNAKMNFIYGKI